A genomic window from Candidatus Liberibacter americanus str. Sao Paulo includes:
- a CDS encoding flagellar motor switch protein FliG has product MIDKEDKASCRNFYKEISNMSLKQKDKATAILLAMDKKVSGKLLKYFTHLELKEVVSSAKLLPEISPEELEYIIDEFENQFIAGIGLTENAKNIKHIIEEGLGKNELDQLLNGSTDLQNHEESIWDNFKEVDHTAISNFLLKEHPQTTAYIISMIPPSIGANVLLEFPDKKRADIMNRTVNMKKISPYMQKLIEKCIKKILSQIESNKNTSGSEKVANLINELEKPQVETLLTSLESVSKEAFEKVRPKVFLFEDLITLSPNNLSILFNNISLETLSKAINGTSEEIKKIILDCLSIRQRRIVEENNFSKGSPIYPREIAFARRIIVQEAISLLKTNKIQIAPSIDVNKEEKSINPSPTIED; this is encoded by the coding sequence TTGATAGATAAAGAGGATAAAGCATCTTGCAGAAATTTTTATAAAGAAATTTCAAATATGTCTCTAAAACAGAAAGACAAAGCTACCGCAATACTTTTAGCTATGGATAAAAAAGTTTCTGGCAAACTATTGAAATACTTTACACATCTAGAACTGAAAGAAGTAGTGTCTTCAGCTAAATTGCTGCCCGAAATATCTCCAGAAGAGTTAGAATATATAATAGATGAGTTTGAAAATCAATTTATAGCAGGAATAGGCCTCACAGAAAACGCAAAGAATATTAAACATATTATAGAAGAGGGTTTAGGGAAAAACGAGCTAGATCAATTATTAAATGGATCAACTGATCTTCAAAATCACGAAGAATCTATATGGGATAATTTTAAAGAAGTAGATCATACTGCTATTTCTAATTTTTTACTCAAAGAACATCCTCAAACTACTGCATATATAATATCCATGATACCACCATCAATTGGAGCAAATGTTCTATTAGAATTTCCAGATAAAAAACGTGCAGATATTATGAATCGCACTGTAAATATGAAAAAAATCAGCCCTTATATGCAAAAATTGATTGAAAAATGCATAAAAAAAATACTATCTCAAATAGAATCAAATAAAAATACATCTGGTTCAGAAAAAGTAGCTAATCTAATTAATGAACTTGAAAAGCCTCAGGTTGAGACTTTACTTACTTCTCTAGAATCAGTTAGCAAAGAAGCATTCGAAAAAGTTCGCCCTAAAGTATTCTTATTTGAAGACCTGATTACATTATCCCCTAATAATTTATCTATTTTATTTAATAATATTTCACTTGAAACACTTTCAAAAGCTATCAATGGGACTTCAGAAGAAATTAAAAAAATTATACTAGACTGCCTTAGTATACGACAACGCAGAATAGTTGAGGAAAATAATTTTTCTAAAGGATCTCCTATATATCCACGAGAAATTGCTTTTGCTCGAAGAATAATAGTACAAGAAGCAATCTCACTTTTAAAAACAAATAAGATACAAATTGCGCCTTCTATAGATGTTAATAAAGAAGAAAAGTCAATTAATCCGTCCCCTACTATAGAAGATTGA
- the flhB gene encoding flagellar type III secretion system protein FlhB encodes MSENDNTDNKKEAPSTKKIEDARKKGNLPISKEVSLLASIIACLIYLLFFIHPEIEILTHSMRDFLEKSIQFELKSSSQMLLIIVNISIPAIKLVLPGLLLFIMFGIGSYLVQGVYQPNLHNIKPSIKKISPLEGIKRIYSKNNLISFIKSFAKIVVIGTLIAIFIKNSYFDMVDSLTSHPQIILNQIFLTIRKILIIIILLTTLITIADLGWTYYQWYSKLKMSKNEVKDEMKQTYGNPLVKSRQRSIARSRLRHQMIEATSRATLVITNPTHYALALRYAQKENDAPIMLAKGQNIIAAKIKEIAQKENIPIFEDPVLARSLFRQVPINSTIPPVFYNAVAQLIHKIYTKNR; translated from the coding sequence GTGTCAGAAAACGATAATACTGATAATAAAAAAGAAGCCCCTTCTACAAAAAAAATCGAGGATGCTCGCAAAAAAGGAAACTTACCTATCTCAAAGGAGGTATCTTTACTTGCTTCAATAATAGCCTGCTTAATTTATTTGTTATTTTTTATTCATCCAGAAATCGAGATATTAACGCATAGTATGCGTGATTTTTTAGAAAAATCTATACAATTTGAACTTAAGTCATCTTCTCAAATGTTGTTGATTATAGTTAATATAAGTATTCCTGCAATAAAACTAGTACTACCAGGACTATTATTATTTATTATGTTTGGGATTGGATCATATCTTGTACAAGGAGTTTACCAACCCAACCTTCATAACATAAAGCCATCTATAAAAAAGATATCACCACTAGAAGGTATTAAAAGGATATACAGTAAAAACAACTTAATTTCATTTATAAAATCATTCGCAAAAATAGTTGTTATTGGCACGTTAATTGCAATTTTTATCAAAAATAGTTATTTTGACATGGTTGATTCACTAACTTCTCATCCTCAAATAATATTAAATCAAATTTTTCTTACAATACGTAAAATACTAATCATAATCATCTTATTAACAACCTTAATAACAATAGCAGATTTAGGATGGACTTACTATCAATGGTACTCAAAATTAAAGATGTCTAAAAACGAAGTAAAAGATGAAATGAAACAGACATATGGCAATCCTTTAGTTAAAAGTAGACAAAGATCTATAGCACGTTCCCGACTAAGACATCAAATGATAGAAGCTACATCACGAGCAACACTTGTAATAACAAATCCAACACATTATGCATTAGCACTAAGATATGCACAAAAAGAAAATGACGCTCCAATAATGTTGGCAAAAGGACAAAATATAATAGCTGCTAAAATCAAAGAAATTGCTCAAAAAGAAAATATTCCAATATTTGAAGATCCCGTTTTAGCACGATCTCTATTCAGACAGGTTCCTATCAATAGCACTATCCCTCCAGTTTTTTATAATGCCGTTGCACAACTCATACATAAAATATATACTAAAAACCGCTAA
- a CDS encoding D-alanyl-D-alanine carboxypeptidase family protein: MHMLQKEVNLLEKKYFLENIILYAKIFIQNLMKIFSIISFLIILITTKLHAKPTKASIVINIQNGKTVYGFKQNEKNHPASLTKMMTLYIVFEHLQSKKIKLSTKIPVSKNAAMQPASKLYLKENTYFTVEQGILALVTRSANDVSTAFGEFFSGSERKFAILMSNKAKSLGMHNTIYKNSSGLHDKEQVTTAYDQAILGASLRRNLPEYYKYFSKKQFRYKNRIITNHNNLLNKINGIDGIKTGYTQESGYNIVTSLKSDDESIIAVVMGMPTNQGRDKKALELICLFKNKKNIQRNKNIKKSYSPISKRIKHTIIKTKNSPIQKYTSTIPAIKKDKLVLQEKLSPIQRINSIPYARKLNSKSLH, translated from the coding sequence ATGCATATGTTGCAAAAAGAAGTTAATTTATTGGAGAAAAAGTACTTTTTAGAAAATATTATTTTATATGCTAAAATCTTTATACAAAACCTAATGAAAATATTTTCTATAATATCATTTCTTATTATCTTAATAACGACAAAATTACACGCAAAACCAACGAAAGCCAGTATAGTTATTAATATACAAAATGGTAAAACTGTTTATGGTTTCAAACAAAATGAAAAGAACCATCCTGCATCTCTTACAAAAATGATGACCTTATATATAGTATTCGAACATCTGCAATCAAAAAAAATTAAACTAAGTACTAAAATCCCAGTCTCTAAAAACGCTGCCATGCAACCAGCTTCAAAGCTTTATTTAAAAGAAAATACATATTTCACCGTAGAACAAGGTATACTAGCGCTTGTCACACGCTCTGCAAATGATGTATCTACAGCTTTCGGAGAATTTTTCAGCGGATCAGAGAGAAAATTTGCAATTCTCATGTCTAATAAAGCTAAATCCCTCGGAATGCATAACACAATTTATAAAAATTCTAGTGGACTTCATGATAAAGAGCAAGTCACTACAGCATATGATCAAGCAATACTAGGAGCAAGTCTCCGTAGAAATTTACCTGAATACTACAAATATTTTTCAAAAAAACAGTTTCGTTATAAAAATAGAATAATAACAAATCATAATAACTTGTTAAACAAAATAAATGGTATAGATGGAATAAAAACAGGATACACTCAAGAGTCAGGATATAACATAGTTACTTCATTAAAATCTGATGATGAATCAATAATTGCAGTCGTAATGGGAATGCCTACTAATCAAGGAAGAGATAAAAAAGCACTAGAACTAATTTGTTTATTTAAAAACAAAAAAAACATACAAAGAAATAAAAATATCAAAAAATCCTATTCTCCTATATCAAAAAGAATAAAACATACAATTATAAAAACTAAAAACTCACCTATTCAAAAATATACTTCAACAATCCCAGCAATAAAAAAAGATAAGTTAGTTTTACAAGAAAAATTATCACCAATTCAAAGAATAAATAGTATTCCCTATGCACGAAAATTAAATAGCAAATCCCTACACTAA
- a CDS encoding trypsin-like peptidase domain-containing protein, whose amino-acid sequence MLKIQNLPIIIFSLVAVLIFSVFGGSIRSVVEARDASYVDISPVVDRVASSVVTVVVKIKKSNNIGVIGSAQYQNLPSLVLSKFPHISDYISGKDVKDVIIGSGFFISTDGYVVTNSHVVKNGADIAGIDVVLKGGAILPAYLVGYDHITDLAVLKVKSDGKFNSVKFGDTDSVRIGERVFAIGSPLGISETVTSGIVSARGRSDFPTNKYGASYLQIDAPLTIGNSGGPCFNSNGLLVGINYYGFNVSGIGFAISTSVIKEVIPSLIKNGRFIRGWSGISIQNLTKDLAVSFGIPDKTGVVVFSVTKDSPADKIGLKIGDVICELNGKPISNLMSFIKNINLYLPKDKIEISLCSEKGKRSVSLVLEASPKDTLVLESKRMTDIKELLGIKMKDVIYEDGRKVVRIVDVNLSSDAYFKGALPGMYISYINSSPVSSTDDVKRLIYEAKSKKNKSVSILLQTSPDRDDKLNNKTWIDKDGFIDVDID is encoded by the coding sequence ATGCTAAAAATACAGAATTTACCAATCATTATTTTTTCGCTAGTTGCGGTGCTTATATTTTCTGTTTTTGGAGGAAGCATACGTTCTGTTGTTGAAGCTAGAGATGCGTCATATGTTGATATCTCTCCAGTCGTTGATCGTGTCGCTTCTTCTGTTGTAACCGTAGTTGTTAAAATAAAAAAGTCCAATAATATAGGAGTTATTGGATCGGCTCAATATCAAAATTTGCCTAGTTTAGTTTTATCTAAGTTTCCTCATATTTCTGATTATATTAGTGGAAAAGATGTAAAAGATGTAATTATTGGTTCTGGTTTTTTTATTAGCACCGATGGTTATGTTGTTACTAACAGCCATGTTGTTAAAAATGGTGCTGATATTGCTGGTATCGATGTAGTTCTTAAAGGAGGTGCAATTCTACCAGCATATTTAGTAGGATATGATCATATTACTGATTTAGCTGTATTGAAGGTAAAGAGTGATGGAAAGTTTAATTCTGTGAAATTTGGCGATACAGATAGTGTACGTATTGGAGAAAGGGTATTTGCTATCGGTAGTCCTTTAGGAATTAGTGAAACTGTAACTTCTGGAATTGTATCAGCTCGTGGTCGTTCTGATTTCCCGACAAATAAGTATGGTGCTAGTTATTTACAAATTGATGCTCCATTAACTATTGGTAATTCTGGTGGCCCTTGCTTTAATAGTAATGGTCTTTTAGTAGGTATTAATTATTATGGTTTTAATGTTTCGGGTATTGGATTTGCCATTTCTACTTCTGTTATCAAGGAGGTTATCCCTTCTTTAATTAAAAATGGTAGGTTTATTCGTGGTTGGTCTGGGATTTCTATTCAGAATTTAACTAAAGATTTAGCTGTTTCTTTTGGTATCCCTGATAAAACAGGCGTTGTTGTTTTTTCTGTTACAAAGGATTCTCCAGCAGATAAAATCGGATTGAAAATAGGTGATGTTATTTGTGAGCTTAATGGAAAGCCAATAAGTAATTTGATGAGTTTTATTAAAAATATAAATCTTTATTTGCCTAAAGATAAAATTGAAATTTCTTTATGTTCAGAAAAAGGAAAGCGTTCCGTTTCTTTGGTATTAGAAGCCTCTCCTAAAGATACATTAGTTTTGGAATCTAAAAGGATGACGGATATTAAAGAATTATTGGGAATAAAAATGAAGGATGTTATCTATGAAGATGGTAGAAAAGTTGTAAGGATTGTTGATGTGAATCTATCTTCAGATGCTTATTTTAAGGGTGCATTGCCTGGTATGTATATTAGTTATATAAATTCTAGCCCGGTATCTTCTACGGATGATGTTAAGCGGCTTATATACGAAGCTAAGTCTAAAAAAAATAAGTCTGTATCAATACTTTTGCAAACTAGTCCAGATAGAGATGATAAATTAAATAATAAGACTTGGATTGATAAAGATGGTTTTATTGATGTAGATATTGATTAA
- a CDS encoding sensor histidine kinase, which translates to MSNNKKIVDPLDRFQSKITNNRVIPIGDDIGIKNLSDDDFDRKIIDLHVGSMLRISSILPLFVLFIANVGTWFTHNPMLPMWALFTLVIYAANMFLGKKVLSKNIKPGETRIWRMRLLVGQIAIGICWMLLTFVECGDWTPEYLTIYKSATLLIALSISALSNFMLPYSVFLSFLPVLVALSSQAIASMHLLDISLAAVLGIALSAFTYITHHLFKSNMQIISCQAEKDDLIAELEIAKALSDETRKRAEEANLAKSRFLASMSHELRTPLNAILGFSEVMVLETMGPLNNNIYKEYVGDIHSSGQHLLNLINEILDLSRIEAGRYELSETSVSLINIVNECIVMLQLRAQCKNIQILQQIDSTLSYIWADEKGMRQVVLNLLSNAVKFTYPGGKVYVKVSWTPEGGQYISIRDNGPGISEGEIPIALSAFGQGSIAIKSAEQGAGLGLPIVKSILSNHGGKFVIKSKLSEGVEVIAVLPKNRVLDMVPSFSNNKHNDPQNKIYA; encoded by the coding sequence ATGTCAAATAATAAAAAAATAGTAGATCCCTTGGATAGATTTCAAAGTAAGATTACGAATAATCGCGTAATTCCTATAGGAGATGACATTGGCATAAAAAACCTTTCTGATGATGATTTTGATCGAAAAATAATAGATCTACACGTTGGATCTATGTTGCGTATTTCTTCTATTTTACCACTATTTGTATTGTTCATAGCTAATGTGGGCACTTGGTTTACTCATAATCCTATGCTTCCTATGTGGGCTCTTTTTACTTTGGTTATTTATGCAGCTAATATGTTCTTAGGTAAAAAAGTGTTGTCTAAGAATATAAAGCCTGGGGAAACCCGTATATGGCGTATGCGACTTCTTGTTGGTCAGATTGCGATAGGCATATGCTGGATGTTACTTACTTTCGTAGAATGCGGAGATTGGACCCCGGAATATCTAACAATATATAAAAGTGCAACTCTTTTGATTGCATTATCAATTAGTGCTTTGTCCAATTTTATGCTTCCATATTCTGTTTTCTTATCATTTCTTCCAGTATTGGTAGCGCTCAGCAGTCAAGCTATTGCTAGTATGCATTTATTGGACATAAGCTTGGCTGCAGTGCTTGGTATTGCTTTATCTGCTTTCACCTATATCACGCATCATTTGTTCAAATCTAATATGCAAATTATTTCTTGCCAAGCCGAAAAAGATGATCTGATAGCTGAATTAGAAATAGCGAAAGCTTTGTCGGATGAGACTAGAAAAAGAGCAGAAGAAGCTAATCTTGCTAAGTCTCGTTTTCTTGCTTCAATGTCTCATGAATTGAGAACTCCTCTTAATGCTATTTTGGGCTTTTCAGAAGTTATGGTCTTGGAGACTATGGGCCCTTTAAATAATAATATTTATAAGGAGTATGTTGGAGATATACATAGTTCTGGACAACATCTTTTAAATCTAATCAATGAAATATTAGATCTTTCGCGTATTGAGGCGGGAAGGTATGAGCTTAGTGAAACTTCTGTATCTCTTATTAATATAGTGAATGAATGTATTGTCATGCTTCAGCTGAGAGCTCAATGTAAAAATATCCAGATATTACAACAGATAGATTCAACGCTTTCATATATATGGGCTGATGAAAAAGGTATGAGACAAGTAGTTCTTAATCTTCTTTCTAATGCGGTGAAATTTACTTATCCTGGAGGTAAAGTTTACGTAAAAGTTAGTTGGACGCCTGAAGGAGGGCAGTATATTTCGATAAGAGATAATGGTCCTGGTATTTCTGAAGGAGAAATTCCAATAGCTTTATCTGCTTTTGGACAAGGATCTATAGCAATTAAAAGCGCTGAACAGGGAGCAGGATTGGGACTTCCAATAGTAAAATCTATTTTGTCAAATCATGGAGGTAAATTTGTCATAAAATCTAAATTAAGTGAAGGAGTTGAGGTAATAGCAGTACTTCCAAAAAATAGAGTTTTGGATATGGTTCCTAGTTTTTCAAATAATAAGCATAATGATCCTCAAAATAAGATTTATGCCTAA
- the fliF gene encoding flagellar basal-body MS-ring/collar protein FliF — MAIIDRLLIFLRGISSLGRTRLIIFITTIVASVVLIFIARFFVGAPIYESIYVKLEASDVNRISMALSASNIDFRISDNGSSVLVPSNLVSKARVLLVSQGLPSSSSNSGYELFDKVNSFGLTSFMQEVTRVRALEGEIARTIQAISGIVSARVHIVMPDMSGFRRIGSKPTAAVMIRAINHSVYKSAAAIRSLVASAVQGLDINDVIVLDSTGKLLVADNDIDKNSFGKSLGIVKAVQNEIEMNINKALGPFLGIDNFRSAVIVELNTDTQQIKETVYDPDSRVERSVRLSKDIKISESIQQDSSVTVEQNMPNYADKSSQSPHSKDNFDKKEEQSNYEINTKSVSTTHNNYKLERLSIAVVVNKARLLSMLGKSVDQQKIDSYLSEINRIVSAATGINAARGDTIRITSMDFLENQLLYSTTAPLHFMDILSSNFSIIVNAIFFLIIMFCVLLFGIYVVRIMNNSNNAMGKIEQENNLGFIAPSNSNYTSEDLLSDDSVELNSNDKEFLSYENNLSKNLNNYINEKTDRRLLHMVEINEERFAKILRKWARSEIDSRYSNPIG, encoded by the coding sequence GTGGCTATTATAGATAGATTATTAATTTTTTTAAGAGGTATTTCGTCTTTAGGGCGTACGCGATTAATTATTTTTATTACGACAATTGTTGCTTCTGTTGTTTTAATATTTATTGCTAGATTTTTTGTAGGTGCGCCTATATATGAAAGTATTTATGTGAAGCTAGAAGCGTCAGATGTTAATCGGATATCCATGGCTTTATCAGCGTCTAATATAGATTTTCGTATTTCTGATAATGGTTCTAGTGTTTTGGTTCCGTCTAATTTAGTAAGCAAAGCCCGTGTTCTCCTTGTTTCTCAAGGTTTACCTAGTAGTTCTAGTAATTCTGGTTATGAACTTTTTGATAAGGTTAATTCTTTTGGTTTAACTTCTTTTATGCAAGAAGTGACGCGTGTACGTGCACTTGAAGGAGAAATAGCTCGCACCATTCAAGCTATTTCTGGAATTGTGTCTGCGCGTGTGCATATTGTGATGCCTGATATGAGTGGTTTTAGGCGTATAGGATCCAAACCAACAGCTGCTGTAATGATTAGAGCTATTAATCATTCTGTATATAAATCAGCTGCAGCAATTCGTTCTCTTGTTGCTTCTGCGGTTCAAGGCCTTGATATTAATGATGTAATAGTTCTTGATTCTACAGGTAAATTATTGGTTGCAGATAATGATATAGATAAAAACTCATTTGGTAAGTCATTAGGAATAGTAAAAGCCGTTCAAAATGAAATTGAGATGAATATTAATAAAGCTCTGGGGCCTTTCCTTGGCATAGATAATTTTCGATCTGCAGTGATTGTCGAATTGAATACAGATACGCAGCAAATAAAAGAGACAGTTTATGATCCTGATTCTAGAGTTGAGCGTTCTGTTCGCCTATCTAAAGATATTAAAATATCTGAGAGTATTCAGCAAGATTCATCTGTTACTGTTGAACAAAATATGCCGAATTATGCTGATAAAAGCTCTCAATCGCCTCATTCTAAAGATAATTTTGATAAAAAAGAGGAGCAGAGCAATTATGAGATTAATACAAAGAGCGTTTCTACAACTCATAATAACTATAAATTAGAGCGTTTATCTATAGCGGTAGTGGTTAATAAAGCTCGTCTATTGAGTATGTTAGGAAAATCAGTTGATCAACAGAAAATTGATTCATATTTATCTGAAATAAATCGTATCGTTTCTGCTGCAACTGGAATTAATGCTGCACGTGGAGATACTATAAGAATCACATCCATGGATTTTTTAGAAAATCAACTTTTATATTCAACTACTGCGCCATTACATTTTATGGATATTTTGTCTAGCAATTTTTCGATTATTGTTAATGCGATATTTTTTCTAATAATAATGTTTTGTGTATTATTGTTTGGTATATACGTAGTTCGAATAATGAATAATAGCAATAATGCTATGGGTAAAATAGAACAGGAGAATAACTTAGGTTTTATTGCGCCATCTAACTCTAATTATACTTCTGAAGATTTATTATCAGATGATAGTGTTGAGTTAAATTCAAATGATAAGGAATTCTTATCATATGAGAATAATCTTAGCAAAAATTTAAACAATTACATTAATGAAAAGACTGATCGTCGTCTTTTACATATGGTTGAAATAAATGAAGAACGTTTTGCTAAGATTCTTAGGAAGTGGGCTAGATCTGAAATAGATAGCAGATATAGCAACCCTATTGGTTAA
- a CDS encoding response regulator transcription factor, translating into MSENTLTEKKTFSLLELSARLDAIRNKINAKNFVLYTISCAPDFPRRQQLICELNDYDSENSNIPNILIESIGDELLFHFNSGLLPIIWNGTHEKTFVEPSKQFVIKLEKIILPFSGIAFPVRLGFHKNGCIVFTSEHLILANEIIIETHGACYQAIMDSLALFKKRSAATRNLTERETSCLQLAGDGNTSEEIAERLGLSIHTVNAYLGSATVKLDAVNRIQAIAKAIRLGYIC; encoded by the coding sequence TTGTCCGAAAACACGCTAACAGAAAAAAAAACTTTTAGTTTGCTAGAGCTTTCTGCAAGATTAGATGCAATACGGAACAAAATAAACGCAAAGAATTTTGTTTTATATACTATTAGTTGCGCTCCAGATTTTCCGAGGCGTCAGCAACTGATATGTGAATTGAATGATTATGATTCAGAGAATAGCAATATTCCAAATATTTTAATTGAATCAATTGGCGATGAATTATTATTTCACTTTAATTCAGGATTATTGCCTATAATTTGGAACGGTACACATGAAAAAACTTTCGTCGAACCATCAAAGCAATTTGTTATCAAATTGGAGAAAATTATTTTGCCATTTTCTGGTATTGCTTTTCCTGTTCGTCTTGGGTTCCATAAAAATGGATGTATTGTATTTACATCTGAACATTTAATTCTTGCTAATGAAATTATTATTGAAACACATGGTGCCTGTTATCAAGCTATCATGGATTCTTTAGCTTTATTTAAAAAACGTTCTGCTGCTACTAGAAATTTGACAGAACGTGAAACTTCATGCTTACAATTAGCAGGAGATGGTAATACTAGTGAAGAAATTGCTGAAAGATTAGGATTGTCAATTCATACTGTAAATGCCTACCTTGGCTCTGCAACGGTTAAGCTTGATGCTGTGAATCGTATACAGGCAATAGCTAAGGCGATTCGTCTCGGATATATTTGTTAA
- the fliN gene encoding flagellar motor switch protein FliN, whose protein sequence is MNIDTTYNEDNSFNKEKKIPMDNNILKNDSTNNNNNIFEKSSTNKVNNLEQSNDNIDLIMNIPINFQVILGSCSMQIAELVNLSKGDIIKLDRRIGEHVEININNQKIAKGEITIMDDDTRFGVKIVEIIHSS, encoded by the coding sequence ATGAATATAGATACAACTTACAATGAGGATAATAGCTTTAATAAAGAAAAAAAAATACCAATGGATAACAACATATTAAAAAATGATTCAACAAATAATAACAATAATATATTTGAAAAATCATCGACTAATAAAGTGAATAATTTAGAACAATCTAATGACAATATTGATCTAATTATGAATATTCCAATTAATTTTCAAGTTATACTAGGATCTTGTTCTATGCAAATTGCTGAACTAGTTAATTTATCTAAAGGAGACATAATAAAACTTGATAGAAGAATTGGTGAGCATGTTGAAATTAACATAAACAACCAAAAAATAGCAAAAGGAGAAATAACTATTATGGATGACGATACTCGGTTCGGAGTTAAAATAGTAGAAATTATACACTCTAGCTAG
- the mscL gene encoding large conductance mechanosensitive channel protein MscL, with protein MLTEFKKFVARGNVIDLSVGIIIGSSFGRVVQSIVEDIVMPLVSLIMGGGADFSNYFLPLSSDIKSSVISEARKQGAVFAYGNFITVVVNFFILAAVIFIMIQFVNKLTNKKDVSKETELQVLSDIRSLLRKS; from the coding sequence GTGTTGACTGAATTTAAGAAATTTGTTGCTCGTGGTAACGTGATAGATTTATCTGTCGGTATTATAATTGGTAGTTCTTTTGGGCGTGTTGTTCAATCTATTGTAGAAGATATAGTAATGCCGTTAGTTAGTTTAATCATGGGAGGTGGAGCTGATTTTTCTAACTACTTTTTACCCTTGAGTTCGGATATTAAATCTTCTGTTATATCGGAGGCACGTAAGCAGGGTGCTGTATTTGCTTATGGTAATTTTATAACTGTTGTTGTTAATTTTTTCATTTTAGCGGCGGTTATTTTTATTATGATACAATTTGTTAATAAATTGACTAATAAAAAAGATGTTTCTAAAGAAACCGAACTGCAGGTTCTTTCTGATATCCGTAGTTTATTGAGAAAAAGTTGA
- the visN gene encoding transcriptional regulator VisN: MNFDMQQVDVGLIREDEHRTSFLPHLPTRSDLLTRMVLMDRTVSWKMRMYALTEYVGASHFLLLRWDLFQEQKLDSIVSSDWPFDLVRCMAFSDRDKSHNILQRPAELFCPVFHKIPDNVDFPSDMDNRYCSLTFDVGRIRIGLMLLFPKGRIILQDRLWEIGLLAAYQANVFMSYYVSLGKDFELTGREIECLTWISEGKTSDEIAVILGISRNTVNNYIASIMRKTATKTRSGAIAYAVRNNIV, translated from the coding sequence ATGAATTTTGATATGCAACAGGTTGATGTTGGGTTGATCAGAGAAGATGAACATAGAACATCTTTTTTACCTCATCTTCCTACACGTAGTGATTTATTAACACGTATGGTTCTTATGGATAGAACGGTTTCTTGGAAAATGAGAATGTATGCTCTTACCGAATATGTAGGAGCAAGTCATTTTTTATTGCTAAGATGGGATCTTTTCCAGGAGCAGAAATTAGATTCTATAGTTAGTTCTGATTGGCCATTTGATTTGGTAAGGTGTATGGCATTTAGTGATAGAGATAAATCTCATAATATTTTGCAGCGTCCAGCAGAATTATTTTGCCCTGTTTTCCATAAGATCCCAGATAATGTAGATTTTCCATCCGACATGGATAACCGTTATTGCTCTCTTACATTTGATGTAGGTCGTATACGTATTGGTTTGATGCTTTTGTTTCCAAAGGGTCGAATTATTTTACAAGATCGATTATGGGAAATTGGTTTGCTAGCAGCTTATCAAGCTAATGTGTTTATGAGCTATTATGTTAGTTTAGGTAAAGATTTTGAATTAACTGGACGTGAAATTGAGTGTTTAACTTGGATTTCAGAAGGAAAAACTAGCGATGAAATAGCAGTTATACTAGGCATATCACGTAATACAGTTAATAACTATATCGCTAGTATTATGCGTAAAACGGCTACAAAAACTAGATCTGGAGCAATAGCTTATGCTGTTCGTAACAATATAGTTTAA